In a genomic window of Nitrospirota bacterium:
- the rplQ gene encoding 50S ribosomal protein L17: MRHRKKGRQLGRQTKHRWALFRSLVTSLLEHERIETTEAKAKEIRGFTDRMITLGKAGTLPARRQALAFIRSKDVVSKLFSDVAVRFKDRSGGYTRMVKTRRRIGDAAKLVAIELVTRPDTTAAKKQAPAASTPASPAAS; encoded by the coding sequence GTGCGTCATAGAAAAAAAGGCAGACAGCTTGGGCGACAGACGAAACATCGGTGGGCTCTGTTCAGAAGCCTCGTAACCTCGTTGCTCGAACATGAACGTATCGAGACGACAGAGGCCAAGGCGAAGGAAATTCGAGGATTTACGGATCGGATGATCACGCTTGGCAAGGCGGGAACATTACCCGCTCGTCGGCAAGCCCTCGCATTTATTCGGAGTAAGGACGTTGTCTCAAAATTGTTCAGCGACGTGGCGGTTCGATTTAAAGATCGCTCCGGTGGCTATACGAGGATGGTGAAGACGAGGCGGCGGATCGGCGATGCCGCAAAGCTTGTTGCAATCGAACTCGTCACGCGACCGGATACTACGGCTGCCAAGAAACAGGCCCCTGCTGCATCAACGCCTGCGAGTCCGGCAGCCAGCTAG
- the rpsD gene encoding 30S ribosomal protein S4 — protein MAKYRGPVCRLCRREGEKLFLKGSRCMTEKCAIERRSYPPGQHGQKRPRNSEYSTQLREKQKLRRIYGLMECQFRGVFERAERQSGITGEVLLRLLECRLDNVAYRLGFGASRKEARQLVSHGHLTMNGRKINVPGAQVKAGDVISVRERSRTLVSIQTALESVEGRGIPEWLDLDKTAFRGTVRALPSKDQISLPVNEQMVVELYSR, from the coding sequence GTGGCAAAGTATCGCGGTCCCGTCTGTCGGTTGTGTCGGCGAGAAGGTGAGAAATTGTTTCTGAAAGGTTCGCGCTGTATGACAGAGAAGTGCGCTATCGAGCGACGAAGCTATCCTCCTGGACAGCATGGGCAAAAGCGTCCGAGGAACTCTGAGTACAGCACGCAGCTGAGAGAGAAACAGAAGCTCCGCAGAATTTACGGTTTGATGGAGTGCCAGTTTCGCGGAGTGTTTGAGCGCGCGGAGCGCCAGTCCGGTATTACAGGAGAAGTGCTCCTGCGCTTGCTGGAATGCCGGTTGGACAATGTCGCCTACCGATTAGGGTTCGGCGCCTCGCGAAAAGAAGCCAGGCAACTGGTGAGCCACGGACATCTGACCATGAATGGCCGAAAAATCAATGTGCCTGGTGCACAGGTCAAAGCGGGAGATGTCATCAGCGTTAGGGAGCGAAGCCGCACATTGGTTTCGATCCAAACGGCTTTGGAGTCTGTCGAGGGACGAGGCATTCCAGAGTGGTTGGATCTCGACAAGACAGCCTTTAGGGGGACGGTGCGAGCACTGCCGTCGAAAGACCAGATTTCGTTGCCGGTGAATGAGCAGATGGTGGTGGAATTGTATTCCAGGTAG
- a CDS encoding DNA-directed RNA polymerase subunit alpha, whose amino-acid sequence MIKAMKDFQIPMRVEVDKDTHSQTFGRFTTEAYERGFGTTVGNALRRVLLSSLTGAAVTTVKIEGVLHEFSTIPGITEDVTSIILNVKGLRLALHTDKPKTLRLKKKGPGEAKGSDIIHDADVTILTPNLHIATLDKDASFDMEMTVKHGRGYVPAERNKEEGLPIGVIAIDSVFSPIKRVNFHVENARVGRMTDYDKLTLEVWTDGTISPRDAVSTAAGILRDHIDIFINPDERVEGRADLGGDEGQREVNKHLFRSVNELELSVRAANCLKNANIKTIADLVQKTEGEMLRTKNFGKKSLNEIKEILTEMGLGLGVKLDGAQQSSGGQKSE is encoded by the coding sequence ATGATTAAAGCAATGAAAGACTTTCAGATCCCGATGCGGGTGGAAGTCGACAAGGACACGCATTCTCAAACGTTCGGCAGGTTTACGACTGAAGCCTATGAGCGTGGATTTGGGACCACGGTCGGCAACGCATTACGGCGTGTGCTGTTGTCGTCGCTGACTGGTGCGGCTGTGACTACGGTGAAAATTGAGGGGGTCCTGCACGAGTTTTCCACGATCCCTGGGATCACAGAGGATGTGACTTCAATTATTTTGAATGTCAAAGGACTGCGGCTTGCCTTACACACCGATAAGCCGAAGACGCTCCGCCTCAAGAAAAAAGGGCCGGGCGAAGCAAAGGGCTCCGATATTATTCATGACGCGGACGTCACCATCTTAACCCCGAATCTCCATATTGCGACGTTGGACAAAGATGCCTCGTTCGATATGGAAATGACGGTGAAGCATGGACGGGGCTATGTGCCTGCCGAGCGAAATAAGGAAGAAGGGTTGCCGATCGGTGTGATTGCGATTGACTCGGTGTTTTCACCGATCAAGCGCGTGAACTTTCATGTGGAGAATGCTCGTGTCGGACGCATGACCGATTACGACAAGCTGACTTTGGAAGTCTGGACGGATGGGACCATCTCGCCGCGCGATGCCGTGTCTACGGCGGCAGGCATTTTGCGTGATCACATCGATATCTTTATCAATCCCGATGAACGAGTCGAAGGGCGTGCCGATCTCGGAGGCGATGAAGGGCAACGGGAAGTCAACAAGCATCTGTTCCGTAGCGTAAACGAGTTGGAGCTGTCAGTTCGCGCTGCAAACTGTTTGAAGAATGCGAACATCAAAACCATTGCAGATCTCGTGCAGAAGACCGAAGGAGAGATGTTGAGGACGAAGAATTTCGGGAAGAAATCGCTCAACGAAATTAAAGAAATCTTGACGGAGATGGGTTTGGGGCTTGGTGTGAAGCTGGACGGAGCGCAACAGAGCAGCGGCGGTCAGAAGAGCGAGTAA